Proteins encoded by one window of Lycium barbarum isolate Lr01 chromosome 11, ASM1917538v2, whole genome shotgun sequence:
- the LOC132619977 gene encoding secreted RxLR effector protein 161-like, protein MCPMTPEQKEKKSEVPYRSAVRSLMYAMVCTKPDICQEVGLVSRYHTDPGLAHWQAVKRIKRYLKGTTDYALCYQGDKDMRLVGYSDADHGEDLNERKSTSGYVFLLSDGAISWSSKK, encoded by the coding sequence ATGTGTCCTATGACTCCTGAACAGAAGGAAAAAAAGAGCGAAGTTCCTTATAGGAGCGCAGTCCGaagtctaatgtatgctatggTGTGTACTAAACCTGATATTTGTCAAGAAGTTGGCTTGGTAAGTAGATATCATACCGACCCAGGTTTAGCACATTGGCAAGCAGTAAAGAGAATCAAGAGATATCTGAAGGGAACAACTGATTATGCGCTTTGTTACCAAGGTGACAAAGATATGAGATTAGTTGGCTACAGTGATGCTGATCATGGAGAAGATCTAAACGAGAGGAAGTCTACCTCAGGATATGTTTTCTTACTCAGTGATGGCGCCATATCATGGAGTAGTAAGAAATAA